From the genome of Watersipora subatra chromosome 9, tzWatSuba1.1, whole genome shotgun sequence:
CACCCTCCTCCTCTTTAACGGTAAccaattttgttatttttgtctCTTATAATTTCATAATCAGTTGGGCTCTATTGAAATACTCTGGATTTTTTGGCATATTGCTGTTTTGTGGTTGGTTTTACAGTGGACACATTGCAATAAGCAGAGTCCCATTAAATTAGTTATAGTTTGAGTAGTTTGATATTCAGACCATAAGATGATCAACTTTACTTTCAAAGAAACTTGTaagaaaataatatatttttctagTCAGGTTATATAGTAAACGTAAGAGATTTTATTCCACGTTTTAGAGTTGTTGCATTCTGTAGTATGATTAAGTAGTATTAAATTATGAAATTCGTGTTAAAATGTGGATACATTGAGAATTCCAAAGCTTGTTTGGGTACAACTGACATTTTTCATCATGTACTTGTACCTCCGATGGTGCATGGGGATAACCTTTTTAGTATTGGAGGAGGTTTAAATATGGTCTCGGGAACACAGCAGTAAtagtgaaaaaataaaagttaaaattgaTTTCATTCATaataaatttactaaattaataataagaCCTTCGATCAAAGGCTCCGGAAAAAGTTGTATTTTAAAGAGTTGGCGTTACATTGGCAGTTTCAGATCAATTTTGTTTTCAGGTTTAGATTTTATGTGGATTAACCGCGTAAATAAGTATCCATACTTCAACAATATATTACTGTCTCCATGCTTCAGAAGTCATCCCTTCGTAAAATTCTTCCATGCTCGCAAATTCGCAAAACTGAAATTTTGATTTTTGGAAGGAAGGTTTCTCGGTGTCATATATATTCTTAAAAAAATAGGTCCTTCAAAATTATAATACTTCAACTTTCGTATGTGGTATCGGGCttgtattaaattaattaccatgttttattattgctacCGTGATTGTTCAAAAAATGATTACTACACATCTTCAATGTGGCAGTAATCAATGTTAAGTAACTCTCTCTAAAGAATGGCTTCATGCAGCGATTTATGATCAGAAGAAGTTGTAAATCTCAGCAGTGTAATAGTCCCATTAGCCTATTAGGACAATTGAATTAATGAAAATTGACTACCAGCAATTCTCTCTGACCGAATGAAAACTCTTCTGCAAATAGTTCTTCCAAAGAAAAACGACCCATATATGACAGTTTTTTTTTAAGAACAAAAATGTACCGATAGTTTAGTGTAGGTGTTCAGTGACTGTTTCGATATAGTGATGTTCAGTTGCTTCAAAGTCTACATGATAAAACCTGTTCACCTATTTGGTTACAGTATTTCATCACCAAAACAAAATCTAAGTCTGTGGTTGGTTATTTTTGGCTACCTCATTGCTCTACTATTATTCTGTTCATGTTTTACTTTTACCCTAGGACAAAGAGATCCGGAGCTCTTGCTGTCATTCGAGACTTATTCTCCAAGTTTTGCTTCTTCATCAAGGGTGTTACCAATTCGTCAGCTGCACTCGTCAGAGAGCTAGTGAAGATCGATCATTTTCTTGAAAATGTTTCGACACCGTTCATGGATGGAAAGTCGTTAACTCATGTCGACTGTCTGCTGTTACCGAAACTGCAGCACATTAGAGTTGCTGCTAAAGTTTACAGGGGTGGGTTACTCCTAGGTATATTAGAATCGCAGTTATCATTATCTTATATGCTAGATACAGTGATGCATCTGCGTATGAGGTATTACCAGCGTGACTCGATTCTAAACTGACCTTGACATATTAACTGAAATAGggttttatgagttgaaaattaaatacagtggaacctctacttacgGAATTCATTCGTTCGGGAAAACGTTTCATAAGTAAAAAAGAATTTTACTGCATAAATgccctaatccgttccaagcccAACAAAACTTGGGCGTAACTTTTGTAATGATGATAAACACATGTTATGATTAAAATCCATGAAACATACATgttgtaattatatattaaacaagAGATATGCATGGAAAGAAGAAAGAACCAGGAAATAACAAATGACAACTACGAATGTATGTTTGCTTGTCTTTGATGTGGGCCATATAGACAAGGCAAAGCGAAGATTGCTGAGCTGGGTGTTGCATTGTTGTCTTGGAGTTGATTTGCTCAGAATAGCTGTTTTTACCAACGTAAATAGAAAGATATATTTACATTGACACAAACTGCAAAACTATGTCGTCACACAAAAAACCCAGAACTTGAATTGCTAGTAACTAAAGTTGTCCTACTCGGTgtgtaataatataatgaacGAAAAAGAAACGCTTGTCAGTTCGTGATTTTCACGAGCAAATGAAACTGTGAGATATGTTTTATGTTGCACATATGGAAAGCGAATGCGCCAAGATATGAAACAAACAGGCTAAAATACAAAAGGCTTTTCCTATCGAGAAACGTCTCAAATCAAAGCAAATTTTCTACCAAGACAcgtttcataacttgaaaatgTCACATGCAGAATCTGTCGTAATtaaaggttccactgtatactACCATCTCTAAGGTTTAGCTCAAAAATTGGGTTGCTGTTTACATAGGTACAAGTATGTAaactttacataattttatccCTCCAGGCTTTGTTCTGTTTTTATTTGGATAGTTTACGTGATATATTTGGGTCAGCAAACCATCCAGTTATATTGATAAGTCAGATGTATTCACCATTCTATTGTATTATTGTAGACTTTGACATCCCGATGGACCTAAAACACCTCTGGCGCTATCTTCATTCCGGTTATGCAAACAAAATATTCAGAACATCTACACCTTCCAATCAAGAAATCGTCCATTTCTGGTCTGAGTATAAGGGAGTGCCACGTCTATCGGCAGCTGATCGGAAAAAATATTCTGTGAAGACGGAGCCTGTGTTCTGTTTGGAAGTTCCAGATGAAGTCAAACCTGCTCTTCCAGAGGTACCTGTTTCTTTGGAACATGCTGAACAGGCAGAAGAACAACAAAAGACGGAGGAAATCGAAGAACCGTCTGCAAGTGTGGCTGAATACGCCGAGGTAGAGAACAATCATGTGGAAGAAACTAGTCACTTAGCAGAAACGAATGAGGCAACGGAGACCAGCCAATTTGAGGAAACTAGCGAAGCTGAGATCGCGGAGGTCCCCCCTGCTTTAGAGAGTCATGACTACGAGGCTATTCCGGATCCTGTCTCTAATGGAAACGTTCCGGAAACCAGTCAAGTTGAGGAAACTAACAAAGTTGAGAGCGCGGAGGACACCCCTGCTTTAGAAAGCCATGACTACGAGGCTATTCCGGATCCTGGTTGTAATGGAGACTCTTCAAGTCCAGAAGTTTCTCTGGAGAAGTTACAAGTCGATGAGAGTGAGAACGTGActgataaaactgaaattttaaCCGGAATGTCTGAGACAAAAGCTGTGGACCAGAATTCTGGTGCCGAAGAGCCGAAAGAACGATCAAGCGAGATCCCTAATACAACTAAACATGTAACTTTTGGAAGTGGTGAGGAGGTGATTCCCGATGCCAATTGATCATAGATTATCAGATTTAGGCAGGGCCATTTGGCTTGATTTTATGCAATATTCTTATACCGATTGCTGTTTAAAGTATTTCATCTTTTGTGAAAAAGGAGTTTTTTTATCCAATTGACAGTGTCTTATTTATTCATATACCTTCCTAAGAatggtgtttttatattttcaataaacttgtgtgCTTGCATCTTGTAGCACTCTCCTTACCAATTTGCTGGCTTGGCTTGGTCAACTTTTGGCCAGTCATCCTTTAATGGGTTTGATTGCTTGTCCAGTCGACAACCAGTAATTACTGCATCCTTTGTCAATGAAtttttcagtttaaaaaaatgttttcatgttttctttaaACTATCTTACCAATACCTGAAACCTCTATATGTCCAATATGTCTATGCCTAATCTTCTGTCCACCTGAAACCTCTATATGTCCAATATGTCTATGCCTAATCTTCTGTCCACCTGAAACCTCTATATGTCCAATATGTCTATGCCTAATCTTCTGTCCAACCGGAAACCTCTATATGTCCAATATGTCTATGCCTAATCTTCTGTCCAAGTTACTTTGACTGTTAGGCTAATTTTTTCGCTGCTGATGAAAACAATTTTCTGCTGTCGTTGAACTGCTGTGTGCAAGTTGAAGACTATCATGAATAGTAATATTTTAAAGGATTGGTTGGTTTGTGCATTACTAGCTGATCATCATGATGACCTTGATTTGTACCCAAGTCTTTTCCAGATTCTAATCCCTTCACATTTATGACCAAAAAAGGAAGGGTGTTGTTGTAGTTGAACAAGCATGCTGCCTCTTGATAGTTCAAACCTCAATTTGTTACAAGCATTGCAGCTGCTCAGCACTCCTGTCATAATGAGATAgtctaataaatttatttagtcTTGTTTCTAAGATTAACCATGAAGTTTAAGCAGGAAGATCGAGTGCATTCTATGCTTTGACACTGACTGAACGCTAGTTTATTggtgtgtgtataaaaactACTCTGTATTGTTACTAATTGCTTTGTCATGATTGGCTGGCTGATTTTCAAAGAATATATTTTAGAACGCAAACCAAAAATACTGGATAAATGCAGTTTGGCATATAATAGAAACTTGGGTGATTTAAAATGAGATAATGCCATTGCGAATAAAAATTGCTTCTTGGATAAACTGCAGTTTATATTAAGtgttgtaataaaattatttttataacctTCAAGGATGAAAGGTTTTGCTCGTATTTGATGTCTCGATGTGCCTATGAagcaacttttttattttgcctCCACTGTGTTTTGGTCTGTAGATAGAAGGCCAGTAGAAAGTTGTTTCCATCTCTCCTTTCTACATATTGACAATTGAAACTGAATCTAGCTACAAACTAATAAATTCAAACTGCCAGTTATTGAAGCGCAACTgaatttaatgtattcatttatacGTTAATTATCATTAGAAGTGCACAGGGAGCTTCTTGACTGTTTGCTGTGCTAGACTAGactaatttatttcactgaaagattttgtcacaaacaagtcagcaatgaatcagacgacacacaataagataaacaatattatagatTGCCACACTGAAAGCATAACAAGGAAACATTTCTGCACTAGcttgtaaaaactgttgattcaCATAATGTGTTGCATCAGCTGACATACAGGTGTGATGATCATGAATAATCAGAGAATACAAACATTGGTACATTACATCCCTTACCAATTTTACAGGCATTAAGTCCTGTTGTGACATAAATCAGACAGCTACATTTGTGTAAGcagttatttaaaaaacatcCATTAAACAAAGCTAATTTGTAACACAcagtgtaaaatatatatataatcagaaTAAAATGAGACTAGCTATAAAGTATCCTAGGGCTAATAAGATTTCAGCTTCAAATTCCACAAGGTCCTACTGTAATCTGTTTAATGTACCCTAATATCCCCATATCTCTCTGGTGGGTGACGTGGTCGGGTAGAGTCATGGTTAGGAGCCAGTGGAATAGAACAGTCAGCCCTATTGGCCCCCCTTAAGGTACTTTGGTTACCAGGGCCCAGTTGAACTGCGTCAGGCAAAACTTTGACAAAAGTGGAGTTTCTCCGTGTTTGTTTCCCACTCTCATCCCTAACAATTATTTCAGACCCTTCTTTAGCCACAACTGTTTTGGGGTTTGATTCAAAATTACCATCTAGCTTTCCCCCTTTCTCTTTTCTCATTAAAACCTGATCTCCGATCTCAATATCCTTACTGGATAAACGCTTATCTACATTTTCTTTGTTTACATGCTTAGCT
Proteins encoded in this window:
- the LOC137404320 gene encoding chloride intracellular channel Clic-like, whose protein sequence is MAGKLPGGVSLEFMSQTGQADVTTVLLYVKAGQNGSSYGACPFCQTAVMQLLAKADLTYVSYRIKTVDLRNPPDEFKLFSNRVPFLKYGDSINITDMDEFLNFFDSIWSEHRIETKRSGALAVIRDLFSKFCFFIKGVTNSSAALVRELVKIDHFLENVSTPFMDGKSLTHVDCLLLPKLQHIRVAAKVYRDFDIPMDLKHLWRYLHSGYANKIFRTSTPSNQEIVHFWSEYKGVPRLSAADRKKYSVKTEPVFCLEVPDEVKPALPEVPVSLEHAEQAEEQQKTEEIEEPSASVAEYAEVENNHVEETSHLAETNEATETSQFEETSEAEIAEVPPALESHDYEAIPDPVSNGNVPETSQVEETNKVESAEDTPALESHDYEAIPDPGCNGDSSSPEVSLEKLQVDESENVTDKTEILTGMSETKAVDQNSGAEEPKERSSEIPNTTKHVTFGSGEEVIPDAN